The following proteins are co-located in the Apium graveolens cultivar Ventura chromosome 5, ASM990537v1, whole genome shotgun sequence genome:
- the LOC141660436 gene encoding uncharacterized protein LOC141660436, with translation MATAEIPSPFSVAVREAQLLAGYRNTTSDLRFHGSSDPVEFLGRFNIEMHCDGSFRRSLEKILIAGLRVGSDFWKHSQGKDPATLVDVFALAESFKAIEQSLAEVQPITQASQRNKAMKRDRSPSPSRYTPLAASIEHIFEVNKNRGLFRKPEALSSCKSKDKKKYYEYHESSVHNTHECRQLKDEIEALIKEGYLGEWVVKEVRRHKDSTDRAKEEGGRAPRGSNNETLEENKFVRDNSIRTIYGGDLGMECSNRALERYAREARFRPLTDIHRVETRLPKVFKGESMDITYREADAQWVHHPHNDALVISIQIGTKNIHRAFVDNGSSTNILYYSTFKKMGLPDRDILGEDSWVYGFYGAGVRVMGLIRLPCT, from the exons ATGGCTACGGCCGAAATCCCTTCCCCGTTCTCGGTGGCTGTAAGAGAGGCGCAGTTGTTAGCCGGATATCGCAACACTACCAGCGATCTCCGTTTCCACGGAAGTTCAGACCCTGTGGAATTCCTGGGCCGATTCAATATAGAGATGCAC TGTGATGGGAGCTTTAGACGTAGCCTTGAAAAGATTTTGATAGCAGGGCTAAGGGTTGGTTCGGACTTCTGGAAGCATTCACAGGGAAAAGACCCAGCCACTCTGGTGGATGTCTTTGCTTTGGCAGAATCGTTTAAAGCCATAGAACAATCTCTGGCAGAAGTACAACCGATAACGCAAGCAAGTCAGAGAAACAAAGCAATGAAGAGAGACAGATCTCCAAGCCCAAG CCGGTACACGCCTTTGGCCGCGTCTATTGAGCATATCTTTGAGGTAAACAAAAATAGAGGGCTGTTTAGAAAACCCGAGGCTCTATCATCCTGTAAAAGTAAAGACAAGAAAAAGTATTATGAATACCATGAGTCGTCCGTACATAACACACATGAGTGTCGACAACTAAAAGATGAGATCGAAGCACTTATCAAGGAAGGATATCTTGGCGAATGGGTGGTTAAGGAAGTAAGGAGGCACAAGGATAGCACTGACAGAGCAAAGGAAGAAGGAGGGCGAGCCCCACGGGGGTCGAACAATGAAACTCTGGAAGAAAATAAATTCGTAAGGGACAACAGTATCCGAACAATCTACGGGGGAGATCTCGGGATGGAATGCAGCAACAGGGCCTTGGAAAGATATGCTAGGGAAGCTCGGTTCAGACCTCTCACAGATATTCATAGGGTGGAGACTCGACTACCCAAAGTGTTCAAGGGTGAATCCATGGATATCACCTATAGAGAAGCAGATGCCCAGTGGGTACATCACCCCCACAATGACGCGCTGGTCATTTCCATCCAGATCGGAACCAAAAATATCCATAGGGCCTTCGTAGACAATGGAAGCTCGACAAACATCCTCTACTACAGTACCTTTAAAAAGATGGGGCTACCTGATCGGGATATATTGGGGGAAGATTCGTGGGTCTATGGTTTCTATGGCGCGGGAGTTAGAGTTATGGGATTAATTCGGTTGCCATGTACTTAG